From a single Dromaius novaehollandiae isolate bDroNov1 chromosome 13, bDroNov1.hap1, whole genome shotgun sequence genomic region:
- the RFWD3 gene encoding E3 ubiquitin-protein ligase RFWD3, translated as MAQEEMEVDLQPVASYHVENHRTLLSEHADHRVLHAPALREEGDDVTVLPADGAVVVSNADTTRTAADPDQQSGSASALQGLQRLRGAFDQQQLLPVPQIMQRPRMRRARRQQRIGGSQRTVSARAALDSYFQISRTQEPAAVSVPRLEPSHIPGDNQEHSSDETIEVSDSDGSTSAEGEEEEVDAGAPLLPSAQETPTPASSGVSSQAQAEPLPALPSSAAEHGNREGEEADIEQKQRTSPKKLEPLVPVAPLDEEEGDTCAICFEQWTNAGGHRLSALRCGHLFGYTCIDKWLKGQAGKCPQCNKKAKRSDIVILYARTLKALDTSEQERMKSSLEKEQMLRRQAELESAQSRLQLQVLTDECSKLRKQVQELKALVAQHSMTACQQPGSSRACFPGGLPSSQRQRKYHFEKAFVVSQAGSCRVMAYCDSLSCLVVSQPSPQSTFVPGCGVKMMSAANLKSSQYIPIHSKQIRGLAFGSRADGLLLSAALDNTLKLTSLATNTVVQTYNTGRPVWSCCWCLDDTNYIYAGLVNGSIMVYDLRDTSSHVQELTPQKSRCPMVSLSYLPRMASVSLPYGGIVAGTLEGACFWEQKAGTSYRPHHLPLEPGGCIDIQTEINTRHCLATYRPSKSNPCLRCVMMELTCSSLTDASEDVVCSSNPVQTFSAGPTCKLLTKNAIFQSPEEDGSIFVCAGDEASNSAMLWDAGSGTLLQKLQADLPVLDICPFEVNQTHLLATLTEKMVKIYKWQ; from the exons ATGGCTCAAGAAGAGATGGAAGTTGATCTGCAACCAGTGGCTAGTTACCATGTGGAGAACCACCGGACACTTCTCTCAGAGCACGCTGATCACAGAGTACTGCATGCTCCAGCGCTCCGTGAAGAAGGAGACGATGTTACGGTTCTTCCTGCTGATGGAGCTGTTGTGGTATCAAATGCTGATACAACAAGGACTGCTGCCGACCCCGACCAGCAGTCGGGTTCTGCCTCGGCTCTCCAGGGACTGCAGAGGCTACGGGGAGCATTTGATCAGCAGCAGCTATTGCCTGTGCCACAGATCATGCAACGTCCACGAATGAGAAGAGCTCGTAGGCAACAAAGAATTGGTGGTTCCCAGAGGACAGTCAGTGCCAG GGCAGCATTGGACAGTTACTTTCAAATCAGCAGGACCCAAGAGCCAGCTGCGGTATCAGTTCCACGTCTGGAGCCTTCACACATTCCAGGGGACAACCAGGAACACAGCTCAGATGAAACGATAGAAGTGAGCGACTCTGACGGCAGCACTTCTgctgaaggggaggaggaagaggtagATGCTGGAGCTCCACTGTTACCATCAGCCCAGGAGACACCTACGCCAGCTAGCTCAGGAG TTTCCAGTCAGGCCCAAGCAGAGCCACTtccagctctgccttcctctgcagcagaacATGGAAATCGTGAAGGTGAAGAAGCTGACATTGAGCAAAAGCAG AGAACTTCACCAAAGAAACTGGAACCGTTGGTTCCTGTTGCACCCTTGGATGAGGAAGAAGGGGATACCTGTGCCATCTGCTTCGAGCAGTGGACCAATGCTGGGGGCCACCGTCTCTCAGCACTGCGGTGTGGACACCTATTTGGTTACACCTGCATTGACAAGTGGCTCaagggacaggcaggaaagtgcCCCCAG tgCAATAAGAAAGCAAAACGTTCTGACATTGTGATCCTGTATGCTCGGACTTTGAAAGCACTGGATACAAGTGAACAGGAACGCATGAAAAG ctCTTTAGAAAAGGAGCAAATGTTGCGGAGACAGGCAGAGCTGGAATCTGCACAGAGCCGTCTCCAGCTGCAGGTTTTAACAGATGAATGCAGCAAACTCCGCAAGCAAGTTCAG GAGCTGAAGGCTCTGGTGGCCCAGCACAGCATGACTGCTTGTCAGCAACCTGGCAGCTCCCGCGCCTGCTTCCCAGGTGGTCTCCCCTCCAGCCAAAGGCAGCGCAAGTATCACTTTGAGAAGGCCTTTGTGGTGTCTCAGGCTGGAAGCTGCAGGGTTATGGCGTACTGTGACTCGCTGAGCTGTCTTGTGGTATCACAGCCTTCTCCACAGTCAACTTTTGTTCCCG GTTGTGGTGTTAAGATGATGAGTGCAGCCAACCTGAAGAGCAGTCAGTACATCCCCATCCATAGTAAGCAGATTCGGGGACTGGCTTTTGGCAGTCGAGCAGATGGCTTGCTGCTGTCTGCTGCTCTGGACAACACTCTCAAACTAACCAG CTTGGCAACAAACACTGTGGTACAGACATACAATACTGGTCGTCctgtctggagctgctgctggtgtctTGATGATACAAACTACATCTACGCTGGGCTGGTTAATGGCTCTATCATGGTATATGATTTGAGAGACACGAGCTCTCATGTCCAGGAGCTAACCCCTCAGAAGTCCAG GTGCCCCATGGTGTCACTGTCGTATCTGCCACGAATGGCCTCGGTGTCATTGCCTTATGGTGGAATAGTAGCTGGGACCTTGGAAGGAGCCTGCTTTTGGGAACAGAAAGCTGGGACCTCTTACCGGCCTCATCACTTGCCCCTGGAACCTGGAGGATGCATTGATATTCAAACGGAGATCAACACACGGCACTGCCTTGCAACATACAGGCCAA GTAAAAGTAACCCTTGCCTGCGTTGTGTGATGATGGAACTGACCTGCAGCTCACTGACAGACGCCTCTGAAGATGTGGTGTGCTCTTCTAACCCAGTTCAGACTTTCAGTGCTGGGCCCACCTGCAAGTTGCTGACCAAAAACGCCATTTTTCAGAGCCCAGAGGAGGATGGCAGCATCTTTGTGTGCGCTGGTGATGAGGCATCTAATTCTGCCAtg TTATGGGATGCTGGAAGTGGCACCTTACTGCAGAAGCTGCAGGCTGACCTACCTGTGCTGGACATCTGCCCCTTTGAAGTGAACCAAACCCACCTCCTGGCTACGCTGACTGAGAAAATGGTCAAGATCTACAAGTGGCAGTGA